Below is a genomic region from Lutra lutra chromosome 5, mLutLut1.2, whole genome shotgun sequence.
GAAGGATTTTAGGTAACAGGAGGGTAGCGGGGCGTTTATGTCTGCCACAAAGAAATagccagagagaggcagacaccAGCCTCTCCCGTGGCTTGGGAGAGTCTGCACTCAAAGGTGGACTAGTTTTGCCTTGGCACCTGCGCAGACATTCTTCCAAAAATGTGAAGTTGAATGAATTGATTATATTCTCAGAAAAATGTTGCAGAATGCTTTCTTGAATCCCTTGTATTAATGTTAGATCCCTTAATGTGACCAACCCTAGGATTGGGACCCTCCTCCCCAGTTCCGAAGGTTTCCCTGTTGAGGGCCTGGCTTGGTGTCctcactgccttttctttttcagagtctGGCCTGTGCggttggggagtgggagagggtggggagcggggaatggagagggaaaagcagcctaacagcctcccctccccagttcAGGGATTCTTACAGAttgcctgcttcagattctctgtaATAGAGGATTATAGGTGCTTTAAGTCTACGTATATTTTGAAAACTTCAGTTTTCCTATGAGTCACTAAAAGGAAAGAcgcctattttaaaatttaaatttttctttttacttttttaaatgagtatACTTAATACCACAGAGAGACTTTGGAGACAGTATAGAAAATTGCTAAATCAGTGGTGAAATATGAGAACGCCCAAATTCTGGAAATCAGTGCTTTAGAAAAGATTTACTTGATATAACACTTATTCTGTTTGTCTTGTTGAATCCTTGATGATATTGTAATTTGACttttgtattcttaaaaaaatgcagtttttagATTTAGATTGGCAACTAAGGTGATGTCGGCTGCAAGgaatgtaaatgtttattttacagtatctctaaaaaaaatgtttttctctgtcCTTGAGTGATATTTATTGGGAGAAAGTGTTGGCCCTTAACATAATTGGCTCTATTATTAGAAAGTTGTGTGTTTGAAAGCTGTATTTTGAAGCAGATCTTCAGTTCTCCTGCCCAGGCCACACTTTCTGATTTTGGTAGCCGCAGTAAGATTTTTAGCATGCTGGTTTAGAAAGCAATTTAAATAAAGGACATTTGGTaattatttctgttcattttcatcTTGGTGCTTCCAACAAATTTGTCTAGCCTTTTAGGTAGTTTTGAATCTTTATTCTCTTATCTGTAATATTTACACAACATTTCTAGCGTTGTGACGATTGAATACTTGGAACTTTTCAAAGTACTTCCTTTGTCTTCATTTAACCAATCTGGAAGAATCTGGCGATGCTGCAGAAGGTGGTTGTTTCCACCGCAGGCAACAGGTGGGCTTTGGGTGTTCCGTCTTTCATTTACTCTGTCTTTGAAAATGTTATTCTAAAGAAAACTTTTGGAGGTTTCTTAGATACTCAGAAGATCCATTCACATGGTCACCTGTTCCACCAAATtagtaaacataataaaaaggaaaatcgGGTTAGGATGGTTAGCGAAGTCACTGAGTGGACTTTGAGTCATTGTTATATTCTTTCCCAAATGCTAATAAACCTTTTTCAGGCTCTAGAATATTGCAGTTGTAAGTTTGTCTCCTCACTTGATGGGGTCTCATATTCTGGTTTTAAGTTCTCCTGTTGCTCAGAATTCTGATAGTGACTCAGAAACAGCAATCAAGTTTCTTCAGTACCCAGGGAAGTAGTTCATCTGGTCCTGAAAACTCCAGTGAATTGATCTGAGACAGATGCTTGCTCGCCATCTTCTTAGGCTTCTAATGATTTACTGTTTATGTACCATTAGTACATTACTGCTGTATTCTCCAGCATCCAGGAGGGCCTGCAAACACAGAGCTGTCTCGATTACCCAGTAGAAAAGTTTCTGCAGTAAGTAAACTTGTGCGTGATATCTGATGAAGGAAACACAAGTCACGTGACTTGTTCCTTCCCTTATTTGTGATGTTCTTTTGAAAATGGTGCCAGTAGCTCCTTTTCTGCCTACTTCTGGAGTGGAAAATAAAGCGGGAGAACCAACCTTGACATTACCTTGTAAATACAGGTAGTGGAGGAAGAAATTAAACTGTGGATGTTGGAGCTCAAATTCTTTCTCCCTATTTGTTCACCAGAGCTCTGTTAGGAGTAAGATTCAGAGAGAAATTGAGACCTGACAGGTAGCACACAGCAGTCAACATTTTAGTGTGTTAATGGGTTGTTTCCTCCACCTCCCCTGTACCATTGAATTTGACTTATGAAGGTAGTAgagtgctttatttatttactttgactTTACAACATTTATTCATGATGCCAAGGCAGAGAGTATTATCCTGGTATAGACCCATTACTATTTTCTTCCATGTCCATAGACTGCTCACAACTCTGGCAAGTTAACTTTGCCTGAAATTGGTCGGACCTCAAAGACAGTATGAATGAATGGATTGAGTATGAATGAATCAATTACATCTGTCAACATaagtgaaaaacttaaaaaaaaatctacagttaTTAGATAAGTCAAACtatattcaattaaatttttatgtcttcttacTTAATTATTGTAACTGTAGTGGCATGTGCTCTTAAAATCTGGAACTGAAAGATTTACACAGCCTACAAATAAATGTAAGCTTGGACTACTTAGACACTTTGTAAAATCTCTCCATACATgttcattaaaatagaaatattcagaGCCTTTTGTTTGATCCACGGTTTTCTTAGTAGATCTTCTAGCCTGATTCCTGGCAAAGGTTACCATATTGCCACTCACCTAGCCAGTTGTTTGGATGGACCAGTTTCCTCCCGAGTAGAAAACAGTTGTTTGGGAATCAACAATTTCGTAACAAAATCCTTCAACATAATGCCATGATAGGTAAATGTCCTAAGCATAAAAGTCACTGGATTTTTACTTATACATTCTGATGAATGTGTTTTTGTGGTATTTTGCCAAGCTAGGAAGTGAGATCAAATGGATATTGATGAGTACCCCATGGCAACAGTTCGTTTGCTCAGAGTGAACTATAACTTGGAAGCCTTCTTTAGGTAAGAAAGTTGGCAGTTTGAAAAAGCAACCGTCAGTTTTTTTAAACGATCCTGTATGTTTAGGTTGGAGTTTTTTATATAAAGGTTTTCAAGCTAATAAAGATGAATTTGCCTTGCATTCTAAGATATATTTAACTGAAGTTCGTCGATActgacttaaatataaaacatttgacTTTTAGACGAGCCTTAGACTCTGAACATGAATgttcacaaagaaaaagataattaaaatattattttaataggaTGACTGGTATTCATTGAATGTCTGTTGTTTATGGTGATTCTGTCCGTGAACTGGCAATTTAATATTTTGCTGAATAAAGGAAACAATCTGTCCAGGTTACCTAGAGTCACTTTAATGTACAGCACAGTCCTTTTGTTTACAACTGCAAGGCAGTTTGCTAACCTGACCTTTCATTgaaatcttattttccttttggctGTGCTGCTTTTCCAGTAAGGGATTATATTAGGGATAACTCTTTTTGCGATCACTTAGTGAGATTTTAACAATCCATTCTATAAGTTTACCAAATGAAACACATACAAGCAAAATGCCCATTAATGTGCTTCATATCAGATTTTAGGATCCATTGTTCATTCTTTTACCTTACCTGGGccaatgtatttcattttagcaaattaaaattaaagagtaGGGCAGCCCTTTCAAAATACGCATATTTTGCCAAAATAAGCATGTTTTAAATATGCTTTGAATTACTGGTGTCAGCAGTTtgatatattctatattattgGGCCAATTCTCAGTTATGTGTATAACTAGTTGAGTCATATTTAATTTGTGTGGTAGCTCTTTGCCTCATGCTTGAGATACAACTTTGCACCTATTTTAGTTTTCCAAACCCTACAGATGTCCTTTCATTTTGTTCAGCAACTATAATTATAGGTCAGCCCTGCTTTGGGATCCAGCTCTCTATTATGGCTAAGAAGTATTTCACATCAGGCagagatatatatatttctaacatTCAAGGATGAAAAGAGAGTTAAGTAGTCAAGCAAAGTTAAATAAAGTTGAGAGCCATTCCTACCATTATTCTGCCTCTCAAGTAATTGTATATATAAAGCACTTTGCATTCTTATGTAGACTATATGTACACAGTAACCCTATATACTTGGGTATATCTGGACTTGAAATGTGTTGTAACTTAGGTGTGTCTCAAGCTGGCTCCTCCCTGGACAGTCATCCTGCCTTTTTGTTGGGGAAGAATGCTCATCCCTTTGCTGTTTTATATTTGCTACTGAGGGTCAGTTGTGTTGCTACACCCAGTTTCTCTAGAGCTGCTGTGTCCTGGGTATCACCTGGAAGTTGTGCTTCAAATTAAGTAACGAAATTAGTTTAGAAAAATTCACTGGACAATTTAGTACAACAAGAATGACTGTAACATTTCTTAAGCCTTTACTGTGTTCTGGTACTTATGGACTTTAATCCTCCCGACTGCCTTATGAAATTAGGTACTGCTGTTTTCCATGCTTttcagatgaggaacctgaggcttaAATTTATGCAGACAAGATCACATGGTTAGTAAATGACTGAGCTGGGGCTTTTccaggcctctgcttttggtaaTGTTTTACTGTCTTTCAGGACCTCAGGAGTTGTTAGCAGAATTGCATGGTGATGCTTTCTTCTCTGTAGGAGATAGTAAAAATACAGTAATTGACCAGGAATAAACCTGCGAGAGACACCGCTTCTGTGGACATTCCCTCCTGGAAGCCTCCCCAACCATTCCCTCCCATACACGAACTCAGTCACATGTCATAGCTTTATTCTTCCAGTGTGACTTGTCCCAATGTCAGGGAAGGCATTTATCATGGTCTTTCACCATTTGACCATAGCTCTTggagagcaggctccctcttACCTCTGTATCCGTAGCCCGTGGGAGTACCTATCAGTGCAAGATAGTGGAAGATTACTATTAAAATCTGCtgaactgtttttcattttcttttttttttttttttttaatttgacagagagagatcacaagcaggcagagaggcaggcagagagagaggagtaagcaggttctccgctgagcagagagcccgatgcggggctcgatcccaggaccctgagatcatgacctgagccgaaggcagcggcttaacccgctgagccacccaggcgcccctgtttttcattttctaatgttaCTCTGTGCAGTTGGAGTATAGGTGTCTGatggaaatgtggaaaatatGATCACAAAATCTTTTAATGTTTACAGAATGAAGAGGAACAATTTATCTCTTGTGAATAAAATCGTCCGGTCTTCACCAGCAGTGAAACAACCAAAAGTtggcttcttctcttctctcaatCACAACCACATGCACACTGTCCTTCTAGACTGGGGGAGTTTGCCTCACTATGTAGTATTACGCATTTTTCAGTATCTTCCTTTAATAGATCGGGCCCGGGCGTCTTCAGTTTGTAGGAAATGGAATGAAGTTTTTCATATTCCTGACCTTTGGAGAAAGTTTGAATTTGAACTGAACCAGTCAGCGACTTCCTATTTTAAGTCCACACATCCTGATCTCATTCAGCAGATCATTAAAAAGCATGCTACCCATCTCCAGTATGTTAGCTTTAAGGtaagaaaaataagcattaaaTAGAAACAACTTAGGTTTTGTTAGTGTCATTTTCATGTATCTAGATCCTTATGCTGAGGCAGTCGGTGAATTTTGCAGAATTTTTACTCCAACCTACGTCCTGTTTTTCTGTAATCGTTTGCACAGATTGAAGTGAGGAACTTGAGCTGTGACTTAAACGTCAGTTTCCTTCATCTGGATGGTACTACTAAAATTCAGGTCATCGTAAAGGATTGGGAAGTATGGAGCACTTAGAAAGTTACACTGTCATCAGCTCTATTCCTCACTTTTTGTCTGAGACCTTTtgtggaaagaagaaataacaatttgTTGTATAGTTTGATGGAATAAATACAGTTTTGCATTGGGATTCTTTTACATAGTTAAATTGCCAGTAAGTTTCTGATAACTCACCTTCgggaaatgaagatttaaaattgtttttataggTGGATAGTAGTACTGAATCAGCGGAAGCTGCCTGCGATATACTTTCTCAGCTGGTAAATTGTTCTATCCAGACCTTGGGCTTGATTTCAACAGCCAAGCCAAGTTTTATGAATGTGTCAAAGGTAAAGATGCCGGGCTTTTTTGTGAGAGACACAAAAATTCTCAAAGATTTCAATCTAGgcaaaaagaattattttgcatAAAATAGGCCACATCCTCCTTATCTTCAAAGAATTACTTAAAGCAGTTTCCTATTGATTAGCACTTACTTGCTGAAATAGCTTATGTATGGCTTCATCCTTTCAACATATTTGTAATTCTAATTATTGTTTCTACAGTAGCTatcattaatatataatttagatGTTATACTTGGGATTTTCAAATGCCAGTTAGTTTCTTTGAATATAGAGCATGTATGACCAGTAGTGGATGTTTTTCTTGTAATTCTGTAGCCTCTCCATTGGACGTTAGAACAACATAATACTAAATGAACTATACCAGTTAGGATGATGTCAGATTCTGTGTAATAGAAACTCCAAAACAATAGTAGCTTAAACAACATGGctggagtttctttcttttacattaaaGAAATCCATGCATGAGCAGAGCCTGTATGAAGTTGTTAAGCTCCTTTGAGGCATCTCGTGTTCTTGTACGTGTTTCAGATGGCTTTCTGAGCTCCAGCCATCACGGCAAGAGgctggaggaaagggggaaagaagggtATGCCCACTGTTTTTCAAGAACCCTAGCCATGAGTACTGTGTAATGCTTTTGTTGATATCTCACTGACGAGCACTTAACTGTGTGGCCACACTAGGTTTCTGGGTGACAAGGAACCATTTTTTAGCTGACTGGTAACATGCTCAGCTCAAAATTGTGACCTGattagcaaagaaagaaaggatgaatgggTGTTAGGAAGCCACCAGCTGTCTCTGACACTCAGAGAGATGCACGACTTTGCCAGAAGCATAAACTAATAACTGTCTTCATTCAGGCTTCAGCTTGGGTCCTATCTCCTCAGGCAGGCCTTCCTTGACCACTTTGCTAAAGCAGTACCCCTTCTTCCAGTTACACTCTGATGTGTCACAGTATTTTCTTTATGTCATTCTTTAACACGTTTATTCTCATCCCCTACAACAAAGTGTACGCTCTTTGAAGGCAGGgactctgttttgtttatttaccgTTACAAGCCAAGAGTTAGAAAGTGCCTGATACATAATAAACATTAATTCTGGTTGTCAGTAAAACTGTCTGATGGAAACCTTCCTGTAGTAAGGTTATCCTCTTCCTGTGGAAGACGATAGGGGAATAGTAGCATCTTCTCACTCATAAACTGGGTCATGGCTCTCAAGCATTTCCACCAGCCTGTTTATCTTTTTGAGAGATAGGGAAAATGGGTCATTTGGGGATTAGTGTAATATAAGCAATCAGATGGAAACTTACTACTTCTCAATAGTTATTTCCTTGTGTATGAGTGATGGAGTCAGCTTAGCCTGAAATTCTTAGATTCTCAGCTATCTCAGATGCCACACATCAGCTTTGGTTCTAGGGAGCCGGTGCAGTCACGGGGGTTAGGCAGCCATGATGAGCACACGTCCTTGCAGGCTCTGCCTCTACAGTCAAATGACTGAGTAGCTTCTGGCAAAGTCGAGCatctctctgagtttcagttttttcACCTGTGAACTGAGGAAAGGATAGGGTAAAAATAGAGTATTTTGCTAGGCGTAAAGAGTGCTAAAGGAATTATGTGGACACCATGATGTGGTAGGTCCTGTAATGCTGAAATACATCCTGCAGGGCTAAGAGTCCAGTGAGAATTGATTAAAGGGAAAATAAGCCTtgtatttcttaaggaaaaagtaATGTATTTCTCTCATGATTTTTAGTACAATAAAATTTAGCAAAGAGATCTAGCCAtccaccatttaaaaatttatattaatcaaTATATAATTAGTGTAAATCAGTATGGTttctaataaatgaatgagagttATAACCAATTGGTCATTGTCATAGGAGTATTAGTATTTTGGCAGAATCCACATTgactttgaaaagagaaaaatgatcatGCCTGtatttggttttcagattttctatttgtgTCAAAAAATACTGGATCTGAACCTTGTGAAACTTTTTCCATTTTGGAGTCAAACTATAAATAGGCTTTtgtttgtcaatttttaaaattttttaaaagattttacttattcatttgacagacagagatcccaagtaggcagagaggcagccagagagagaggaaggaaagcaggctccctgctgagcagagagcccaacacggggtttgatcccaggaccctgagatcatgacctgagctgaaggcagaggctttaacccactgagccccccaggcacccgtttgtcaatttttaaaacatagttttaaaaatgtatctttattgggatgtctgggtggctcagttggttaaacgtctgccttcatcttgggtcatgatctcagggtcctggaattgagcccctcattgggctccctgtgcagtggagagtctgcttctccttctcccctgctccttccttcctcttgttcatgctctccctcctctctctcgaataaattaaaagtcttaaaaatgttaaaaattaaaaatttaaaaatcttttttaaaatcttaaaacatttatttagatGACTTTCTAGCAAAATGTGTATCACTGAAGAATAagatcatttgtttattcattgagAAATATTTACTGATCTCCTGCAGTGTGCCAGATATTATTTTAGGTGCTGGGAATATAGGAGAGAATAAAACATGAAAGTTCTCTTTATTCTATGGCAGGGGTGGAAAAGGTTCAGACAGTAAGTATTATGGGCTTCACAGGCTGTGATTCTGGAGCTCCTCCCCTACAGCATCGTAGTGTGAAAGCAGACATAGTACGTAGATGGAGGAGTGTGGTTGTGTTCCAGTCAAACATTAATTGGGGACACTGGACGTTTCTTGTAATTTTCAcatgttataaaatattctgGACAAAACTTCTTTTAactgtttataaatataatagcTATTCTGAACTCAAGAACAATATGGTAACAGACTAGGCTGAATTTGGCTGGCAGGTCACAATTTGTCAACCCCTGTTCTaggaaataaatgcaattatATCCTTTTAATACTGAAAATCAAATCCTTAGGATTGAAGTAATTGGAAGGTATGTATATGAAATCTTTGAGATGGATTTTTGACTAATGGTGTCATTAAAATGCTAATATGTTGATTGTTTTTACTATGTTATTGTTAGTATCTGTTGATATAGTTTCAATGAACTATTtaattgaatctgtagattttaaataatgttttcctaattcttttcttATTGCTGTGCAAGTCTCATTTTGTGTCAGCACTTACAGTTGTCTTTGTCAACTCAAAATCATTATCATCGATCAAAATTGAAGACACACCAGTGGATGATCCTTCATTGAAAATTCTTGTGGCCAATAATAGTGATACCCTAAGACTCCTAAAAATGAGTAGCTGTCCGCATGTTTCCTCTGATGGCAAGTTATATCTTTTTTAAGCAAGCATGATGTTTTTGTTATACTATtagtataatatatatcatatgtaatccatataatatatacttttgtATTCTTATATACTACATAATATATAGTagaatagtatatataatatatactatatgtatgtataatatactaTACGTATTATacgtatatactatatatatgtatattctccTGTACTCATTATGTTATATTATGTGTAACAATGCAATTTCACATAGAATACTACAAGCTTATGAAACATAATTgaaaaaagtaatctttttttgaaagaagtcTTAATCTGTAAGGTAGACATagtttaaattgctttttttaataaatatttttaaggattttatttatttttttatttattatttgtcagagggaggtggggagagagggcacaagcagggggagtggcaggtggagggtgaaataggctccccaccgagcaaggagcccagtgtgggactcgatctcaggactctgggatcatgacctgagccaaaggcagacgcttaactgactaagccacacagatTTCCCAGTTTAAATTGCTTCTAAAGATATTTTagtcatatgtatattttattatacatatgttttttacttttatatgtaattatatacatATCTTGACATCCATCTCTTCAGAAGTCATTTGAtgtctattttattatattttattttgaattatctttttttaaaaagatttatttatttatttcagagagagagagagccagagggagaaagctagtgagtgtggggtggggagggggagaaagagaggaagagaggatcctcaaacagattccctgctgagtgcagagcccaacatgggactcaatcccaggaccctgagatcatgacatgagctgaaatctaTGAAATCTAGAGTGGGTCGCTtgactgaccaagccacccaggcagcctgttTGATATCTATTTTAGTAAATAATGAATCACTGATGTCAAATTTAAGTTTATAAGTTTATATTGGTATCAGTGTGATTCTTTGTTCTTAAgaatttttccccatttcccacAGGAATCCTTTGTGTAGCTGATCGCTGTCAAGGCCTTAGAGAACTGGCATTGAATTATTACATTCTAAGTGATGATCTTCTCCTAGCACTTTCAAGTGAAACTCATGTTAACCTAGAGCATCTTCGAATTGATGTCGTGAGTGAAAATCCTGGGCAAATTGAATTtcattctattaaaaaacaaagttgggaTGCACTTATCAAACACTCCCCTGGAGTGAATGTtgttatgtatttctttttatatgaagAAGAATTTGAGGCATTCTTCAAAGAAGAAACCCCTGTTACTCACCTTTATTTTGGTCGCTCAGTAAGTAAAGCGATTCTAGGACGGATAGGTCTTAACTGTCCGCGACTAATTGAGTTAGTGGTATGTGCTAATGGTCTTCAGACTCTTGATActgaacttatttttattgctgaacacTGTAAAAACTTAACAGCCTTGGGCCTCAGTGAATGTGAAGTTAGCTGCAGTGCGTTCATTGAATTTGTAAGACTGTGTGGGAAAAGACTAACCCAGCTCTCTGTAATGGAAGACGTTTTGATCCCTGATGATGAGTATAGCCTAGATAAAGTTCACACTGAGGTCTCCAAACATTTGGGAAGAATGTGGTTCCCTGATGTCCTGCCTGTCTGGTGATCGGCTTCCAaagattcttaatttttaaaaaattattaaaattagcttctttctttctatgcaaatataaattttaagatatattgcTGAACTATTTTAGGTAAAATATCTTATCATTTGCAAACTGTCTTAATGGATTGGAatagaaacatttgaaaaaaaatatgagaaatggaaaaagccAGAAATTTCCATAAATAGGACATAGATCCTATATTGTGCGTTAGGTAGTTGATAGGCTAAAAACTGCATATTGTTTGTACTTGAGTTCGTTAGCCTTTGCTGAAGGTACATTTTAGCT
It encodes:
- the LOC125100872 gene encoding F-box/LRR-repeat protein 21 isoform X2 yields the protein MLQKVVVSTAGNRMKRNNLSLVNKIVRSSPAVKQPKVGFFSSLNHNHMHTVLLDWGSLPHYVVLRIFQYLPLIDRARASSVCRKWNEVFHIPDLWRKFEFELNQSATSYFKSTHPDLIQQIIKKHATHLQYVSFKVDSSTESAEAACDILSQLVNCSIQTLGLISTAKPSFMNVSKSHFVSALTVVFVNSKSLSSIKIEDTPVDDPSLKILVANNSDTLRLLKMSSCPHVSSDGILCVADRCQGLRELALNYYILSDDLLLALSSETHVNLEHLRIDVVSENPGQIEFHSIKKQSWDALIKHSPGVNVVMYFFLYEEEFEAFFKEETPVTHLYFGRSVSKAILGRIGLNCPRLIELVVCANGLQTLDTELIFIAEHCKNLTALGLSECEVSCSAFIEFVRLCGKRLTQLSVMEDVLIPDDEYSLDKVHTEVSKHLGRMWFPDVLPVW
- the LOC125100872 gene encoding F-box/LRR-repeat protein 21 isoform X4, yielding MDIDEYPMATVRLLRVNYNLEAFFRMKRNNLSLVNKIVRSSPAVKQPKVGFFSSLNHNHMHTVLLDWGSLPHYVVLRIFQYLPLIDRARASSVCRKWNEVFHIPDLWRKFEFELNQSATSYFKSTHPDLIQQIIKKHATHLQYVSFKSHFVSALTVVFVNSKSLSSIKIEDTPVDDPSLKILVANNSDTLRLLKMSSCPHVSSDGILCVADRCQGLRELALNYYILSDDLLLALSSETHVNLEHLRIDVVSENPGQIEFHSIKKQSWDALIKHSPGVNVVMYFFLYEEEFEAFFKEETPVTHLYFGRSVSKAILGRIGLNCPRLIELVVCANGLQTLDTELIFIAEHCKNLTALGLSECEVSCSAFIEFVRLCGKRLTQLSVMEDVLIPDDEYSLDKVHTEVSKHLGRMWFPDVLPVW
- the LOC125100872 gene encoding F-box/LRR-repeat protein 21 isoform X1; this encodes MDIDEYPMATVRLLRVNYNLEAFFRMKRNNLSLVNKIVRSSPAVKQPKVGFFSSLNHNHMHTVLLDWGSLPHYVVLRIFQYLPLIDRARASSVCRKWNEVFHIPDLWRKFEFELNQSATSYFKSTHPDLIQQIIKKHATHLQYVSFKVDSSTESAEAACDILSQLVNCSIQTLGLISTAKPSFMNVSKSHFVSALTVVFVNSKSLSSIKIEDTPVDDPSLKILVANNSDTLRLLKMSSCPHVSSDGILCVADRCQGLRELALNYYILSDDLLLALSSETHVNLEHLRIDVVSENPGQIEFHSIKKQSWDALIKHSPGVNVVMYFFLYEEEFEAFFKEETPVTHLYFGRSVSKAILGRIGLNCPRLIELVVCANGLQTLDTELIFIAEHCKNLTALGLSECEVSCSAFIEFVRLCGKRLTQLSVMEDVLIPDDEYSLDKVHTEVSKHLGRMWFPDVLPVW
- the LOC125100872 gene encoding F-box/LRR-repeat protein 21 isoform X3 yields the protein MKRNNLSLVNKIVRSSPAVKQPKVGFFSSLNHNHMHTVLLDWGSLPHYVVLRIFQYLPLIDRARASSVCRKWNEVFHIPDLWRKFEFELNQSATSYFKSTHPDLIQQIIKKHATHLQYVSFKVDSSTESAEAACDILSQLVNCSIQTLGLISTAKPSFMNVSKSHFVSALTVVFVNSKSLSSIKIEDTPVDDPSLKILVANNSDTLRLLKMSSCPHVSSDGILCVADRCQGLRELALNYYILSDDLLLALSSETHVNLEHLRIDVVSENPGQIEFHSIKKQSWDALIKHSPGVNVVMYFFLYEEEFEAFFKEETPVTHLYFGRSVSKAILGRIGLNCPRLIELVVCANGLQTLDTELIFIAEHCKNLTALGLSECEVSCSAFIEFVRLCGKRLTQLSVMEDVLIPDDEYSLDKVHTEVSKHLGRMWFPDVLPVW